One stretch of Actinacidiphila sp. DG2A-62 DNA includes these proteins:
- a CDS encoding DUF5819 family protein: protein MTLTGPEEVVGGGESPGTKAPDATVLGSPGTARRALPGPQQDSPSEGPATLSHLPLPLRAATRGIAVLLVGVAVLHTLFLFLHVAPPNQVSQRYAKQIQSWVYPLFEQNWRLFAPEPESSVPQISARTVRTSADGSQQVSGWLDLTAVDNAGVRHNPFPSHTTQNMLRRAWTGYLESHGNSDVSYTDRAVMWQEYLRNIAVNRLSAARPGAITGVQLRVRTTPVAGRDGAGHTRPAPASAVDTRNLPWWKVTAHGH from the coding sequence ATGACACTGACTGGCCCAGAAGAGGTAGTGGGCGGGGGCGAATCGCCGGGCACGAAGGCGCCGGATGCCACCGTGCTCGGCAGCCCGGGCACCGCCCGTCGTGCACTGCCGGGGCCGCAGCAGGACAGCCCATCCGAAGGTCCGGCCACGCTGTCGCACCTGCCGCTTCCGCTGCGCGCCGCGACACGAGGTATCGCGGTCCTACTGGTGGGCGTAGCCGTCCTGCACACGCTCTTCCTGTTCCTGCACGTGGCTCCCCCGAATCAGGTCTCGCAGCGGTACGCCAAACAGATCCAGAGCTGGGTCTACCCGCTCTTCGAACAGAACTGGCGCCTTTTCGCTCCCGAGCCGGAGTCGTCCGTTCCGCAGATCTCCGCCCGTACGGTCCGCACTTCCGCCGACGGCTCACAGCAGGTCAGCGGCTGGCTCGATCTCACAGCGGTCGACAACGCCGGGGTCAGGCACAACCCTTTCCCAAGCCACACCACCCAGAACATGCTCCGCAGAGCGTGGACCGGCTACCTCGAATCCCACGGCAACAGCGATGTGTCCTACACGGACCGCGCGGTGATGTGGCAGGAATACCTGCGGAACATCGCCGTGAACCGTCTCTCGGCCGCCCGGCCCGGTGCAATCACGGGGGTCCAACTACGCGTCCGCACCACGCCGGTGGCCGGCCGAGACGGCGCCGGCCACACTCGCCCCGCACCAGCCTCGGCCGTCGACACCCGCAATCTGCCCTGGTGGAAGGTGACCGCGCATGGCCACTGA
- a CDS encoding ice-binding family protein gives MKFKARGMPGRRALATSIASAMVIAGAVAVFSPTPAAAIATAVPLGTVDSFAVLGGQSVTNTGPSTITGDLGVSPGTSITGFPPGVVHGATHAADAVAAQAQSDLTVAYNNAAGQQPDASISSDLGGLTLAPGVYNAPTSMGLTGTLTLNAAGNPDAVWVFQIGSTLTTASASRVLLVNGASPCNVFWQVGSSTTLGTDTTFVGTIMSLASTGLDTGASVTGRALARNGSVTLDTNSITRPSCASTTGGTTTGSTTTGTTTGTTTGTTAGTTTGTTTGTTTGTTTGTTTGTTTGTTGGLLGGITSGGLLGGITSGGLLGGSSIAGNTVGGNTVGGGNTIGGGNTVGGGNTVGGSTVGGNTAGNSAGNTGGNEGKPPHQGKPPHEEKPPTRTSPRLTDSSPTRASPRPTGSHRTRTRPTSRIRTGPRRMTTRSR, from the coding sequence ATGAAATTCAAAGCTCGGGGCATGCCGGGCCGGCGTGCCCTGGCGACATCGATCGCGTCGGCCATGGTGATCGCCGGTGCCGTGGCGGTGTTTTCACCGACCCCCGCCGCCGCCATCGCGACGGCCGTTCCTCTCGGTACGGTCGACAGCTTCGCCGTACTGGGCGGCCAGTCGGTGACCAATACCGGGCCCTCAACGATCACGGGTGATCTGGGCGTCAGCCCGGGTACGTCGATCACAGGCTTCCCGCCCGGTGTGGTGCACGGGGCGACTCACGCCGCCGACGCGGTCGCCGCCCAAGCCCAGTCCGACCTGACCGTCGCGTACAACAACGCCGCCGGCCAGCAACCGGACGCGAGCATCTCCTCGGACCTCGGCGGTCTGACCCTGGCGCCAGGTGTCTACAACGCGCCGACCTCCATGGGGCTCACCGGCACGCTCACCCTCAATGCCGCCGGCAACCCCGATGCGGTATGGGTCTTCCAGATCGGGTCGACGCTGACGACCGCGTCCGCCAGCCGGGTCCTGCTGGTCAACGGCGCCTCGCCGTGCAACGTCTTCTGGCAGGTGGGCAGTTCCACCACGCTCGGTACGGACACCACGTTCGTGGGCACCATCATGTCGCTGGCCTCGACCGGACTGGACACCGGCGCCTCGGTCACGGGCCGCGCCCTGGCCCGCAACGGCTCCGTGACGTTGGACACGAACTCGATCACCCGGCCTTCGTGCGCCAGCACCACCGGCGGTACGACCACCGGCAGCACCACGACCGGCACCACGACCGGCACCACGACCGGCACCACGGCCGGCACCACCACCGGCACCACCACCGGCACCACCACCGGCACCACCACCGGCACCACCACCGGCACCACCACGGGCACGACCGGCGGCCTGCTCGGCGGCATCACCAGCGGTGGTCTGCTCGGCGGCATCACCAGCGGTGGTCTGCTCGGCGGCAGCTCGATCGCCGGTAACACCGTCGGTGGCAACACTGTTGGCGGCGGTAACACCATCGGTGGCGGTAACACCGTCGGTGGTGGCAACACCGTTGGCGGCAGCACCGTCGGTGGCAACACGGCCGGCAACTCGGCGGGCAACACTGGAGGCAACGAGGGCAAGCCGCCGCACCAGGGCAAGCCGCCCCACGAGGAGAAGCCCCCCACGAGGACCAGCCCCCGACTTACGGACAGCAGCCCCACGAGGGCCAGCCCCCGGCCTACGGGCAGTCACCGCACGAGGACGCGCCCGACCAGCCGAATTCGGACTGGCCCACGGCGGATGACGACACGAAGCCGGTAG
- a CDS encoding thiol-disulfide oxidoreductase DCC family protein — MCTRPVLVFDGDCAFCTTSVMFAERWLRPCCDFTPWQRADLPSLGVDQQQAEYEVLWVTPVGASYGGAQAVARLLLSSGGGWAALGGLLRLPLLRWAAHGVYRLVANNRERMPGGTPACAVPTER; from the coding sequence ATGTGTACCCGACCTGTACTCGTCTTCGACGGGGACTGCGCCTTCTGCACGACCTCGGTCATGTTCGCCGAGCGGTGGCTCCGGCCCTGCTGCGATTTCACCCCGTGGCAGCGCGCGGATCTGCCGTCACTGGGTGTCGACCAGCAGCAGGCCGAGTACGAGGTGCTGTGGGTCACGCCTGTCGGAGCGTCGTACGGCGGGGCGCAGGCCGTCGCACGGCTACTGCTCAGCTCCGGCGGAGGCTGGGCCGCGCTGGGAGGACTGCTCCGCCTGCCACTCCTTCGCTGGGCCGCCCACGGGGTGTACCGCCTCGTCGCGAACAACCGTGAACGGATGCCGGGAGGTACGCCGGCGTGCGCGGTCCCCACTGAACGCTGA